The genomic interval GCGCCGCCATCAGCGCGTCCGCTATTTCGCTGGTCAAGCGCTCTTGGACCTGCGGGCGGCGGGAGTAGCAGTCAACCAGGCGCGCCAGCTTCGACAGCCCCGTGATGTGACCGTCCGCGGCCGGGATGTAGCCGACATGGGCCAGGCCGTGGAACGGCAGCAGGTGGTGTTCGCACATCGAGTAGAACGCCACGTCCTTGACCAGCACCAGTTCCTGGTGGCCCAGATCGAACCGAGCCGCCAGCAGTTCCTGTGGGTCGCGGTGCAGGCCGGAGAAGACCTCGGCGGCGGCTTTGGCCACCCGCGCCGGGGTGTCAATTAGACCGGGCCGGTCCGG from Bifidobacteriaceae bacterium carries:
- the folE gene encoding GTP cyclohydrolase I FolE, yielding MAEPSEPPPGFDRARIEAAVREFLYGIGEDPDRPGLIDTPARVAKAAAEVFSGLHRDPQELLAARFDLGHQELVLVKDVAFYSMCEHHLLPFHGLAHVGYIPAADGHITGLSKLARLVDCYSRRPQVQERLTSEIADALMAALEARGVIVVLEAEHLCMTMRGVRAAGSKTVTSAVRGVLRSGPTRAEAMSLIVHAGG